In Polaribacter sp. L3A8, a genomic segment contains:
- the tsaE gene encoding tRNA (adenosine(37)-N6)-threonylcarbamoyltransferase complex ATPase subunit type 1 TsaE — MNKNYSLENLSEVAAELIASVENKTLLFYGQMGVGKTTLIKEICKQLNVLDTISSPTFSLVNEYQTSKNESVFHFDFYRIEDEEEALDMGIEEYFDNNDWCLIEWPENIENLLPLDAIQIHLSILNDHQRNIQLK, encoded by the coding sequence ATGAACAAAAACTATTCTTTAGAAAACTTATCTGAAGTTGCTGCAGAACTTATTGCATCCGTAGAAAATAAAACCTTATTATTTTACGGACAAATGGGCGTTGGTAAAACAACATTGATTAAAGAAATTTGTAAGCAACTTAATGTTTTAGACACCATTTCTTCCCCAACTTTTTCGCTAGTAAATGAATATCAAACCTCAAAAAACGAAAGTGTTTTTCATTTTGATTTTTACAGAATTGAAGACGAAGAAGAAGCATTAGACATGGGAATTGAAGAATATTTTGATAATAATGACTGGTGTTTGATAGAATGGCCAGAAAATATAGAAAATTTACTACCTTTAGATGCTATTCAAATTCATTTATCTATTTTAAATGACCACCAAAGAAACATTCAACTAAAATAA
- a CDS encoding bifunctional UDP-3-O-[3-hydroxymyristoyl] N-acetylglucosamine deacetylase/3-hydroxyacyl-ACP dehydratase has translation MSKKQKTIQREVSLSGVGIHTGNTVKMTIKPAPINHGFAFSRVDLEGSPIIAAKAEYVVNTQRGTNLEKNGVQIQTSEHVLAAAVGLDIDNLLIELDSSEPPIMDGSSKYFVEALEKAGIEEQDADIEEYVVKEIISFKDDVTGSEIILMPSDEYQVTAMVDFGTKILGTQNANLEKISDFKEEIAGARTFSFLHEIEMLLEHDLIKGGDLNNAIVYVDKELSSETMEKLKKAFNKEDITIKPNGILDNLTLHWANEAARHKLLDVIGDLALVGIRIKGKVIANKPGHLINTQFAKKLAKIIKLEKRNNVPSYDLNLPPLLDIHQIMEILPHRPPFLLIDRILELSDKHVVGMKNVTMNENFFVGHFPGSPVMPGVLQVEAMAQCGGVLVLNTVPDPENYLTYFMKMDKVKFKQKVLPGDTIIFKCELITPIRRGICHMQAYAYANGKLVAEAELMAQIARKK, from the coding sequence ATGAGTAAGAAACAAAAAACGATTCAAAGAGAAGTAAGTTTATCTGGTGTTGGTATTCACACTGGTAATACCGTAAAAATGACAATTAAACCTGCACCTATAAATCATGGCTTTGCTTTTAGTAGAGTAGATTTAGAAGGATCACCAATTATAGCGGCAAAGGCAGAATATGTTGTAAATACACAAAGAGGAACAAACCTAGAAAAAAACGGTGTTCAAATTCAGACTTCAGAGCATGTTTTGGCTGCTGCAGTAGGTTTAGATATAGACAACCTTTTAATAGAACTAGACTCTTCTGAACCACCAATTATGGATGGTTCTTCTAAATACTTTGTAGAAGCTTTAGAAAAAGCCGGAATAGAAGAACAAGATGCAGACATTGAAGAATATGTTGTAAAAGAAATTATATCTTTTAAAGACGATGTTACAGGAAGTGAAATTATTTTAATGCCTTCGGATGAATACCAAGTTACAGCTATGGTAGATTTTGGAACTAAAATTTTAGGAACTCAAAATGCAAATCTAGAAAAGATTTCTGATTTTAAAGAAGAAATTGCTGGCGCAAGAACGTTTAGTTTTTTACATGAAATTGAAATGCTTTTAGAACACGATCTTATTAAAGGTGGTGATTTAAACAACGCTATTGTTTATGTAGACAAAGAATTGTCTAGCGAAACAATGGAGAAATTAAAAAAAGCATTTAATAAAGAAGACATTACAATTAAGCCAAATGGTATTTTAGACAACCTAACTTTACATTGGGCTAATGAAGCCGCAAGACATAAATTATTAGATGTAATTGGAGATTTAGCTTTAGTTGGTATTCGTATTAAAGGAAAAGTAATTGCTAATAAACCAGGACACTTAATTAATACTCAATTTGCTAAAAAATTAGCAAAAATTATTAAGCTAGAAAAAAGAAACAATGTTCCTTCATATGATTTAAATTTACCTCCATTATTAGACATTCATCAAATTATGGAGATTCTTCCTCATAGACCTCCGTTTTTATTGATTGATAGAATTTTAGAGCTTTCTGACAAACATGTAGTTGGAATGAAGAATGTAACCATGAATGAAAACTTTTTTGTTGGTCACTTTCCAGGTTCACCAGTAATGCCAGGAGTTTTACAAGTAGAAGCTATGGCACAGTGTGGTGGAGTTCTAGTTTTAAACACCGTTCCAGATCCAGAAAACTATTTAACTTACTTTATGAAAATGGATAAAGTAAAGTTTAAACAAAAAGTTTTACCAGGAGATACTATCATTTTTAAATGTGAGTTAATTACACCAATCAGAAGAGGTATCTGTCACATGCAAGCGTATGCTTATGCAAACGGAAAACTAGTTGCAGAAGCAGAATTAATGGCTCAAATTGCTAGAAAAAAATAA
- a CDS encoding T9SS type A sorting domain-containing protein, which yields MSITLFAQNTTYIPDDNFEQALIDAGIDDILDDYVLTSNIENLTELNIQSKGIVDITGISGFENLEILNCAYNQIVTLDLTSNLKLTNLNCKHAAIEELIITSNIQLLDLDASNNELLSLDISGNVNIQKIDINDASLYTGGNKLTELDVSNNLELTTLNCSANNITNLDVSKNTKMISLSCAYNPLQNLNVKNGNNKNFTFFSSYWSQVSCIKVDDAEWSSTNWSARTTNSGFSEFCSDGGNTKINDNNLEQALIDLGHDSIGELDGFVPTEEIVNITDLDLSNRNIKHIAGLKAFTSLKNLNLSNNIMDYECQVQMSLYFNSYIIEKLDVSNNLLTGCFKVSGWANLKEFNCANNQLSSILLQEDSNLEKLTCNNNLLTAIDVSKTYKLETLSISDNPISQLNITNNTELKTLDVSNCGLNNINTTNNTKLESFYLNNNSIDIIDVSKNLNIKDLRVNNNQIQELDISKHQNLIRLFASDNKLTNVNIKNGNNINISNVNLKLSNNPNLTCIQVDNQQYSLDNWIFIDAQTGFSEDCSQNDAVSNYYTTVPDTDFEKVLIYYNIDDVVDGKFITKNAYYITEIITDIQTNGEDLRPIDLKGIEALKSLKKLQCGSYRLERIDLSKNLALEEINIDGKVTELDVSNLVNLKKLYCDNGELTSLNLAGAINLEILQTQGNQLTTIDVSTNTKLTWLNVSNNQLTNINVTNNTALQTFACYDNEIEYLYLGQLENLINFSAQRNNLKYLNIKNGGNKTMSDFYVKENPNLSCIQVDDEAWSSAYWASTKDDIASFSNECSAIDLPINVEGMWNDPSNWASGVVPTATDNVVIPSGTTLQISADISEINSLENDGTIVISPTFSLKSKSNMVNNGTIVMDSNADDSSVLFIVGTSTGEVKYTRGGLKANKWSLVTPPVFGQKIKEFAIDVTNDIRKNTTVTPNKYAIGFYDDSNSGGTKWGYYTENVDENLSFTAGESYAISRNTDGAVSFTGTLTTNNLDKMLKPGEWNAIGNPFTTYYPANKNSSTSFLNDNYAILDDNFKGLYVWDTTQNKYVIVSELDLQNRSFTPGQGFFIKVKADANKIEFKEAKRSIKPTTGNTGFSKRENSYIKLLANNGVNTVATDIKFFNNATTGFDIGFDIGNFDSSFDLYTHLVDKSNTNNYTIQSLPIHNEEKVIIPLGLSAKDTEVIFSSFHNSLPEDTTLVLEDRKYETFTDITDEGSTYKISVKDAILSNRFYLHVNYSKAALSLENSTINAIQIYANNKTLFVKGLKNKFYLELYNLLGQNVFKMTMNKDQEIKLPKSIKQGVYSVKLSSSTNVVTKNIIIE from the coding sequence TTGAGCATAACTTTATTTGCTCAAAACACTACTTACATTCCTGACGACAATTTTGAACAAGCTTTAATTGATGCTGGTATTGATGATATATTAGATGATTATGTATTAACCAGTAATATTGAAAATTTAACGGAACTAAATATTCAATCTAAAGGAATTGTTGATATCACAGGTATTTCTGGTTTTGAAAATCTTGAAATTCTAAATTGTGCTTATAACCAAATTGTAACATTAGATTTGACTAGTAATTTAAAATTAACAAATTTAAATTGTAAACATGCTGCAATTGAAGAACTAATAATTACTAGCAATATTCAATTACTTGATTTAGATGCAAGTAATAATGAATTACTTAGTTTAGATATAAGCGGCAATGTTAATATACAGAAAATTGACATTAATGATGCGAGTCTTTATACCGGAGGTAATAAATTAACAGAACTAGATGTTAGTAACAATTTAGAACTTACTACGCTAAATTGTTCTGCAAATAATATTACTAATTTAGATGTAAGTAAAAACACAAAAATGATTTCATTAAGTTGTGCTTATAATCCACTACAAAATTTAAATGTTAAAAATGGTAATAATAAAAACTTTACTTTTTTTAGTTCTTATTGGTCACAAGTATCTTGTATTAAAGTAGATGATGCAGAATGGAGTAGCACAAATTGGTCTGCTAGGACTACAAATAGTGGTTTTAGTGAATTTTGTAGTGATGGAGGAAACACTAAAATTAATGATAATAATTTAGAACAAGCTCTAATAGATTTAGGTCATGACAGTATTGGTGAGTTAGATGGTTTTGTGCCAACAGAAGAAATTGTTAATATCACTGATTTAGATTTATCTAATAGAAACATAAAACATATAGCAGGTTTAAAAGCTTTTACTTCTTTAAAAAATTTAAATTTATCTAATAATATAATGGATTATGAATGTCAAGTACAAATGTCTTTGTATTTTAATAGTTATATAATTGAAAAATTAGATGTTTCAAATAATCTTCTAACAGGTTGTTTTAAAGTAAGTGGATGGGCTAATCTAAAAGAGTTTAATTGCGCTAACAATCAATTATCTTCAATATTATTACAAGAAGATAGTAATCTAGAAAAGCTTACATGTAATAATAATTTACTAACTGCAATCGATGTATCTAAAACCTATAAGCTTGAAACATTATCGATTAGTGATAATCCAATATCTCAATTAAATATCACAAACAATACAGAGTTAAAAACACTTGACGTATCAAATTGTGGTTTAAATAACATCAATACAACTAACAACACAAAATTAGAGTCATTTTATCTAAATAACAATTCTATAGATATTATTGATGTATCTAAAAATTTAAATATTAAAGATTTAAGAGTAAATAATAATCAAATACAAGAATTAGATATATCTAAGCATCAAAATTTAATTAGATTATTTGCCTCAGATAATAAATTAACAAATGTAAATATTAAAAATGGTAATAATATAAACATATCAAATGTAAATTTAAAATTATCAAACAACCCAAACTTAACCTGTATTCAAGTAGATAACCAACAATATAGTTTAGATAACTGGATTTTTATAGATGCACAAACAGGTTTTAGCGAAGACTGTTCTCAAAACGATGCTGTTTCTAATTACTATACAACAGTGCCAGATACTGATTTTGAAAAAGTATTAATATACTATAACATTGATGATGTAGTTGATGGTAAATTTATTACTAAAAATGCTTACTATATAACAGAAATAATTACTGATATACAAACTAATGGAGAGGATTTAAGACCTATAGATTTAAAAGGTATAGAAGCACTTAAATCTTTGAAAAAGTTACAATGTGGTAGTTATCGACTAGAAAGAATAGATTTAAGCAAAAATTTAGCCCTAGAAGAAATAAATATAGATGGAAAAGTTACAGAATTAGATGTAAGCAATCTTGTCAATTTAAAAAAATTATATTGTGATAATGGAGAATTAACCAGTTTAAATTTGGCTGGGGCAATTAATTTAGAAATACTTCAAACTCAAGGAAATCAACTTACAACTATAGATGTTTCAACAAATACTAAATTAACTTGGTTAAATGTTAGTAATAACCAATTAACTAATATAAATGTAACTAATAATACAGCTTTACAAACTTTTGCTTGTTATGATAATGAAATTGAATATTTATATTTAGGTCAGCTAGAAAATTTGATAAATTTTTCTGCTCAAAGAAATAATCTAAAATATCTAAATATAAAGAATGGAGGCAATAAAACAATGAGTGATTTTTACGTTAAAGAAAATCCAAATTTAAGCTGTATACAAGTTGATGATGAAGCATGGAGTTCTGCTTATTGGGCTAGTACTAAAGACGATATAGCCAGTTTTAGTAATGAATGTTCTGCTATAGATTTGCCTATAAATGTAGAAGGTATGTGGAATGATCCTTCAAATTGGGCGAGTGGAGTAGTACCAACAGCAACAGACAATGTTGTCATTCCTTCAGGTACAACGTTACAAATTAGTGCAGATATTTCTGAAATTAACTCTTTAGAAAATGACGGAACCATTGTTATTAGCCCTACTTTTTCTTTAAAATCTAAAAGTAATATGGTTAACAACGGTACTATTGTTATGGATTCTAATGCTGATGATAGTTCAGTATTATTTATCGTAGGAACTTCTACAGGAGAAGTTAAATACACTCGTGGAGGCTTAAAAGCAAACAAATGGAGTTTAGTGACTCCGCCTGTTTTTGGTCAAAAAATTAAAGAATTTGCAATAGATGTTACTAATGATATTCGTAAAAATACTACAGTAACTCCAAATAAATATGCTATTGGTTTTTATGATGATTCAAATTCTGGAGGAACAAAATGGGGATATTACACAGAAAATGTAGATGAAAACTTATCATTTACTGCAGGAGAGAGTTATGCAATTTCTAGAAACACAGACGGTGCTGTAAGTTTTACAGGAACTTTAACTACCAATAATTTAGATAAAATGTTAAAACCGGGAGAATGGAATGCTATTGGTAATCCTTTTACAACTTATTATCCTGCAAATAAAAATAGTAGTACTAGTTTTTTAAATGACAATTATGCTATTTTAGATGATAATTTTAAAGGTTTGTATGTTTGGGATACTACTCAAAATAAATATGTAATTGTTAGTGAGTTAGATCTCCAAAATCGATCATTTACACCTGGTCAAGGTTTTTTTATAAAAGTAAAAGCAGATGCCAATAAAATTGAGTTTAAAGAAGCAAAACGTAGTATAAAACCAACAACAGGTAATACTGGTTTTAGTAAAAGAGAAAACAGCTATATAAAATTGTTGGCTAATAATGGTGTAAATACAGTTGCTACAGATATTAAGTTTTTTAATAATGCAACTACTGGTTTTGATATTGGTTTTGATATTGGGAATTTTGATAGCTCTTTCGATTTATATACGCACTTAGTAGATAAAAGTAATACAAATAATTATACAATTCAATCGTTACCTATTCATAATGAAGAAAAAGTTATTATACCACTAGGTTTATCAGCAAAAGATACCGAAGTAATATTTTCTTCTTTCCATAATAGTCTACCAGAAGATACAACTTTAGTGTTAGAAGATAGAAAATATGAAACATTTACAGATATTACAGATGAGGGCAGTACTTATAAAATTTCCGTGAAAGATGCTATTTTAAGTAATAGATTTTATCTACATGTTAATTATTCAAAAGCTGCTTTAAGTTTAGAAAATTCAACTATAAATGCAATTCAAATTTATGCAAATAACAAAACACTTTTTGTAAAAGGATTAAAGAATAAGTTTTATTTAGAGTTGTATAATCTTTTAGGGCAAAATGTTTTTAAAATGACAATGAATAAGGATCAAGAAATAAAATTACCAAAGTCAATCAAACAAGGTGTTTATAGTGTAAAATTAAGTTCTAGTACCAATGTTGTTACAAAAAATATTATAATCGAATAA
- the lpxD gene encoding UDP-3-O-(3-hydroxymyristoyl)glucosamine N-acyltransferase — MKFTAQKIAEILEGDVIGNPNVEVSKLTKIEEGEKGSLTFLSNPKYNSFLYKTNASVVIVNKTFLPEKEFNATLIKVENAYEAFSQILAFYNDIKNNKTGREVPHFISDSAKIGENEYIGAFSYIGENVVLGENVKIYPNAYIGDNALIGNNCVIFSGVKIYSETVIGNNCKIHSGSIIGADGFGFAPNKNGEYKAIPQIGNVIIEDNVDIGSACTIDRATMGSTIIRKGVKLDNQIQVAHNVEIGKNTVIAAQTGIAGSTKIGENCMIGGQVGFVGHITVGNYVKILAQAGISKNLKDNEVVNGSPAFKIQDFNKSSVYFRNLPKMASKINNIEKELKTQKSIINE; from the coding sequence ATGAAATTTACAGCACAAAAAATAGCAGAGATTTTAGAAGGTGATGTCATTGGAAACCCCAATGTAGAAGTTTCTAAATTAACTAAAATAGAAGAAGGAGAAAAAGGTTCTTTAACCTTTCTTTCTAATCCAAAATACAATTCTTTTTTATACAAAACAAATGCTTCAGTTGTTATTGTTAATAAGACTTTTCTGCCAGAAAAGGAATTTAACGCAACACTGATAAAAGTAGAAAATGCGTACGAAGCCTTTTCTCAAATATTAGCATTTTATAATGATATAAAAAATAATAAGACAGGTAGAGAAGTACCACATTTTATTTCAGATTCAGCAAAAATTGGTGAAAATGAATATATTGGTGCCTTCTCATATATAGGAGAAAATGTGGTTCTTGGAGAAAATGTAAAAATTTATCCAAATGCGTACATTGGTGATAATGCTTTAATAGGTAATAATTGTGTAATCTTTTCTGGTGTAAAAATATATTCTGAAACCGTAATAGGGAATAATTGTAAAATACATTCAGGTAGTATTATTGGAGCAGATGGCTTTGGTTTTGCTCCAAATAAAAACGGAGAATATAAAGCAATACCACAAATAGGTAATGTTATTATAGAAGATAACGTAGATATTGGATCTGCCTGTACTATAGATAGAGCTACCATGGGATCTACTATTATACGTAAAGGCGTTAAATTAGATAACCAAATACAAGTTGCTCATAATGTAGAGATTGGAAAAAATACTGTAATTGCTGCTCAAACAGGAATTGCGGGTTCAACCAAAATTGGTGAAAATTGTATGATTGGTGGACAAGTAGGGTTTGTTGGTCATATTACTGTAGGTAATTATGTGAAAATTTTAGCCCAAGCAGGTATCTCAAAAAATTTAAAAGATAATGAGGTTGTAAACGGATCACCAGCATTTAAAATACAAGATTTTAATAAAAGTTCTGTCTATTTTAGAAATTTACCTAAAATGGCCTCGAAAATTAACAATATAGAAAAAGAGTTGAAGACTCAAAAATCAATCATAAATGAGTAA
- a CDS encoding bifunctional response regulator/alkaline phosphatase family protein gives MSSIQILWVDDEIELLKPHILFLERKNYKVTTCTNGADAIDLVGEQNFDIVFLDENMPGLTGLDTLAEIKQKQANLPVVMITKSEEEYIMEEAIGSKIADYLIKPVNPSQILLSLKKNLDHSRLVSEKTTSSYQQEFRKISMDLAMVNSYEEWIELYKKLVHWELELENISDPGMLGILESQKQEANSQFFKFIKKNYEDYLTAHDKPTFSHTLFKDYVVPQLNKDQGVLWVVIDNLRYDQYRILEPLINNHYKKDEEYSYFSILPTATQYARNAIFSGLMPSEMEKRHPNFWKNDTDEGGMNLYENDFLSAQIKRLGLNITHEYYKITNLKNGKDLADNYNGTKQNDLTAVVYNFVDMLSHSKTEMEVIKELAGDDKAYRSLTLSWFKNSPLFEVIQKAQQLGQKLIITTDHGTINCKHPTKVIGDKNISANLRYKTGKSLTYEDKDVYAVRNPKDIFLPTIAMNSSFVFAKEDLFFAYPNNFNHFVKYYKNTYQHGGVSLEEMIIPCAVYSPK, from the coding sequence ATGAGCAGTATCCAAATTTTATGGGTTGATGATGAGATAGAATTATTAAAACCTCACATTCTTTTTTTAGAACGTAAAAATTACAAAGTAACTACTTGTACAAACGGTGCAGATGCTATTGATTTAGTGGGAGAACAAAATTTTGATATCGTTTTTTTAGATGAAAATATGCCTGGTTTAACTGGCTTAGATACACTTGCAGAAATTAAACAAAAACAAGCAAATTTGCCTGTAGTAATGATTACTAAAAGTGAAGAAGAATATATAATGGAAGAAGCAATTGGTTCTAAAATTGCCGATTATTTGATAAAACCAGTAAACCCAAGTCAGATTTTATTAAGTTTAAAAAAGAACTTAGATCACTCACGTTTGGTATCCGAAAAAACAACGTCTAGTTATCAGCAAGAATTTAGAAAAATTTCTATGGATTTGGCCATGGTAAATTCTTATGAAGAATGGATTGAATTATACAAAAAATTGGTGCATTGGGAACTAGAATTAGAAAATATTAGTGACCCAGGAATGTTAGGAATTCTAGAAAGTCAGAAACAAGAAGCCAATAGTCAGTTTTTTAAATTTATCAAAAAAAATTATGAAGATTATTTAACAGCACATGACAAGCCTACCTTTTCTCATACCTTATTTAAAGATTATGTAGTACCACAATTAAACAAAGACCAAGGTGTTTTATGGGTGGTTATTGATAATTTACGTTACGATCAATACCGAATTTTAGAACCATTAATTAATAATCATTACAAAAAAGACGAAGAATATTCTTATTTTTCTATTCTACCAACGGCAACACAATACGCTAGAAATGCCATTTTTTCTGGCTTAATGCCTTCTGAAATGGAAAAACGTCATCCAAATTTTTGGAAAAACGATACTGATGAAGGTGGTATGAATCTGTATGAAAACGACTTTTTATCAGCACAAATAAAACGTTTAGGTTTAAATATTACACACGAATATTATAAGATTACCAACCTAAAAAACGGTAAAGATTTAGCCGATAATTACAACGGAACAAAACAAAACGACTTAACGGCAGTGGTGTATAATTTTGTTGATATGCTATCACACTCTAAAACAGAAATGGAAGTAATAAAAGAATTGGCAGGAGATGACAAAGCTTATAGAAGCCTTACATTGAGCTGGTTTAAAAACTCTCCTTTGTTTGAAGTTATACAAAAAGCACAACAATTAGGGCAGAAATTAATTATTACCACAGATCACGGAACCATTAATTGTAAACACCCAACAAAAGTAATTGGCGATAAAAACATTAGTGCAAACCTTCGTTACAAGACTGGTAAAAGCCTTACATACGAAGACAAAGATGTATATGCTGTAAGAAACCCGAAAGATATTTTTTTACCAACGATAGCAATGAATAGTTCTTTTGTTTTTGCAAAAGAAGACTTATTTTTTGCCTATCCAAACAACTTTAATCACTTTGTAAAATACTATAAAAACACGTATCAACACGGTGGCGTTTCTTTAGAGGAAATGATTATTCCATGTGCAGTTTATAGTCCTAAATAG
- a CDS encoding HD domain-containing protein — protein MKKKKHNKLKILNDPIYGFIQIPNTLIFDLIEHPYFQRLRRIAQMGFSNLVYPGANHTRFHHAIGCMHLMQKAVRVLRFKQIEISNEEENAVYIAILLHDIGHGSFSHALEHSIVNGISHEEISLKFMRKLNDEFNGKLDLAIEIFEGRYHRKFLCKLISSQLDIDRLDYLKRDSFYTGVTEGNISSDRLIAMMNVKDDELVIEGKGIYSVENFLIARRLMYWQVYLHKTGLVAENMLVNVLKRAKELAEKGEVLFASTSLGYFLYNKISQENFTDETLEMFSKLDDYDVMSAIKEWTNHSDKVLSLLSKMIVDRKLLRIEIQQDAFKESYLDKKLNKVTKKFQITSEESNYFVFSQQISNQAYSTNKPIYILNKKGKLMDIAKASDQLNLLALTNPVVKYFICYPK, from the coding sequence TTGAAGAAAAAAAAACATAATAAATTAAAGATATTAAACGATCCTATTTACGGATTTATACAAATACCAAATACTTTAATTTTTGATTTAATAGAACATCCTTATTTTCAGCGTTTAAGAAGAATTGCTCAAATGGGTTTTTCTAATTTAGTGTATCCAGGTGCAAATCACACCCGTTTTCACCACGCAATTGGTTGCATGCATTTAATGCAGAAAGCAGTAAGAGTTTTACGTTTTAAACAGATAGAAATTTCTAATGAGGAAGAAAACGCTGTTTATATCGCTATTTTATTACACGATATTGGTCATGGATCATTTTCGCATGCTTTAGAACATAGTATCGTAAATGGTATTTCTCATGAAGAAATCTCTTTAAAATTTATGAGAAAGTTAAACGATGAGTTTAACGGAAAATTAGATTTGGCAATAGAAATTTTTGAAGGTAGGTATCATAGAAAATTTCTTTGCAAGTTAATTTCTAGTCAATTAGATATTGATCGATTAGATTATTTAAAAAGAGACAGCTTTTATACAGGTGTTACAGAGGGTAATATTTCTTCAGACAGGTTAATAGCCATGATGAATGTAAAAGATGATGAGTTAGTTATAGAAGGAAAAGGTATTTATTCTGTAGAAAACTTTTTAATTGCGAGACGTTTAATGTATTGGCAAGTGTATTTACATAAAACAGGTTTAGTGGCAGAAAACATGCTAGTAAATGTTTTAAAAAGAGCGAAAGAATTAGCAGAAAAAGGAGAGGTTTTATTCGCAAGTACTTCTTTAGGTTATTTCTTGTACAACAAAATATCGCAAGAAAATTTTACAGATGAAACTCTAGAAATGTTCTCTAAATTAGATGATTATGATGTAATGTCTGCTATAAAAGAATGGACCAATCATAGTGATAAAGTTTTATCTTTATTATCTAAAATGATTGTAGATAGAAAATTGTTACGCATAGAAATACAGCAAGATGCTTTTAAAGAAAGTTATTTAGATAAAAAATTAAATAAGGTTACTAAAAAGTTTCAGATTACATCAGAAGAAAGTAATTACTTTGTTTTTTCACAGCAAATAAGTAACCAAGCTTATAGTACAAATAAACCTATTTATATCTTAAATAAAAAAGGAAAATTAATGGATATTGCAAAAGCATCAGATCAATTAAATCTGCTAGCGCTTACAAATCCTGTCGTAAAATATTTTATTTGTTATCCAAAGTAA
- the lpxA gene encoding acyl-ACP--UDP-N-acetylglucosamine O-acyltransferase — protein MNQPLAYVHPQAKIARNVVIEPFTTIHNNVTIGSGTWIGSNVTIMEGAKIGENCRIFPGAVISAIPQDLKFNDEETTVEIGNNVTIRECVTINRGTSDRMKTKIGDNCLIMAYCHIAHDTYVGNNCIFSNNTTLAGHVTIGDNVVLAGMVAVHQFASVGNHAFVTGGSLVRKDVPPFVKAAREPLSYVGINSVGLRRRGFSTEKIREIQDIYRILFQRNYNNSQAIDIIEAEMEATPERDEIIQFIKDSHRGIMKGYYKAN, from the coding sequence ATGAATCAACCATTAGCGTATGTACATCCGCAAGCAAAAATAGCAAGAAACGTAGTAATAGAACCATTTACAACCATTCATAATAATGTTACTATAGGTTCTGGTACTTGGATAGGTTCTAACGTAACTATAATGGAGGGTGCTAAAATTGGTGAAAATTGTAGAATTTTTCCAGGAGCAGTAATTTCTGCAATTCCTCAAGATTTAAAATTTAATGACGAGGAAACTACCGTAGAAATAGGTAATAATGTTACCATTAGAGAGTGTGTTACTATTAATAGAGGTACTTCAGATAGAATGAAAACCAAAATTGGAGATAATTGTTTAATTATGGCATATTGCCATATTGCACATGATACTTATGTTGGCAATAATTGTATTTTTTCTAACAATACTACGTTAGCAGGTCATGTAACTATTGGAGACAACGTTGTGTTGGCTGGTATGGTTGCAGTGCATCAATTTGCTTCTGTAGGTAATCATGCTTTTGTAACCGGAGGTTCTTTGGTAAGAAAAGATGTTCCTCCATTTGTTAAAGCCGCAAGAGAGCCACTTTCTTATGTTGGTATTAACTCTGTAGGATTGCGTAGAAGAGGATTTTCAACAGAAAAAATTAGAGAGATTCAAGATATTTACAGAATACTTTTTCAAAGAAATTATAATAATTCCCAAGCAATCGATATCATAGAAGCAGAAATGGAAGCAACTCCAGAACGTGATGAGATCATTCAATTTATTAAAGATTCGCACAGAGGAATTATGAAAGGATATTATAAAGCTAATTAA